TCGTGTTCATGATTGGTGGCGCACTGTCCTACCGCGTTCCGCCGACCGGCTGGAAGCCTGAGGGCTGGACCGCCCCGGCGAAAAAAGCCAATAACGCGATGATCACTCATCGTCACGTGCACGTGAACGTGGCCTGGAAAACCCCGCAATTCCGTCTGGTGTGGCTGGTGCTGTGCCTGAACGTATCGGCCGGTATCGGCATCCTCGGCATGGCGTCGCCGCTGCTGCAGGAAGTGTTCGGTGGCAAGTTGCTGGGTAATGGTCTGACGTTTGGCCAACTGGATGCCGGTCAACTGGCGTCTATTGCTGCAATCGCGGCCGGGTTCACCGGTTTGCTCAGCCTGTTCAACATTGGTGGCCGGTTCTTCTGGGCGTCGTTCTCCGATTACCTGGGCCGTAAAAATACCTACTTCGTGTTCTTCGCCCTGGGCTTTGCCCTGTACGCGCTGATTCCGAACCTGGGACACCTGGGCAACGTTGCGCTGTTTGTGGCCGCGTTCTGCATCATCCTGTCGATGTACGGCGGTGGTTTTGCGACGGTCCCGGCCTACCTGGCGGACCTGTTCGGTACGCAAATGGTCGGCGCGATCCACGGTCGCCTGTTGACCGCTTGGGCGGCGGCGGGCGTGCTTGGTCCGGTGTTGGTGAACTACCTGCGTGAGTATCAGCTGAGCATTGGCGTTCCGCGCGCTGCGGCTTACGACATCACCTTGTACATCCTCGCAGGCCTGCTGGTGCTGGGCTTCATCTGCAACCTGCTGGTTCGCCCGGTGGCCGACAAGTACTTCATGACCGATGCGCAGCTGGCTGCCGAACAGGCGCTGGGTCACGACAAAGGGGCTGACGCCACGACTTCTCTGGAGTGGAAAGCCTCGTCCGGCAGCGTGCCAATGGCGATCGCTGCCTGGCTGGTAGTGGGTATTCCGTTGGCGTGGGGCGTGTGGGTCACCCTGCAGAAAACCGCAGTATTGTTCCACTAACACCGCGTAACCCTTGTGGGATCGGGCTTGTGTGGGAGCGGGCTTGCTCGCGAATGCGATGGATCAGTCAGCACATGTATTGGCTGACACACCGCTTTCGCGAGCAAGCCCGCTCCCACAAGCCAGCTCCCACACTTGTATGCACATGTCTATCCCCGACACTCCATCAGTCTTATCCCCTTCGATGTTTCTGTTTGGCGCCCGCGCCCCTATAATGGCTGCCTTTTTCGCCCAATGATTTTGCGGAGCTGGTGATGGCCGAACGTAAGGCGTCCGTCGAGCGCGACACTCTGGAAACCCAGATCAAAGCCTCGATCAACCTGGATGGCACCGGAAAGGCCCGATTTAATATCGGTGTCCCTTTTCTTGAGCACATGCTGGACCAGATCGCCCGTCATGGGCTGATCGACCTGGATATCGAGTGCAAGGGCGACCTGCATATCGACGACCACCATACGGTGGAAGACGTAGGCATCACCCTCGGCCAGGCATTTGCCAAGGCCATCGGCGACAAAAAAGGCATCCGTCGCTACGGCCACGCCTATGTCCCGCTGGACGAAGCGCTGTCGCGCGTAGTCATCGACTTCTCCGGCCGCCCAGGCCTGCAGATGCACGTGCCCTACACCCGCGCCACCGTGGGCGGCTTCGATGTCGACCTGTTCCAGGAGTTTTTCCAGGGTTTCGTCAACCACGCACTTGTCAGCCTGCACATCGACAACCTGCGCGGCACCAACACCCACCACCAGATCGAAACCGTGTTCAAGGCTTTCGGCCGCGCCCTGCGCATGGCCGTGGAGCTGGATGACCGCATGGCCGGGCAAATGCCCTCGACCAAGGGCGTTCTGTAATGCAGACGGTCGCGGTTATCGATTACGGCATGGGTAACCTGCACTCGGTGGCCAAGGCCCTCGAGCACGTAGGCGCCGGCAAGGTGCTGATCACCAGCGATGCCAATGTGATTCGCGAAGCCGACCGGGTGGTATTTCCCGGCGTCGGCGCGATTCGCGATTGCATGGCCGAGATCC
The sequence above is a segment of the Pseudomonas sp. R76 genome. Coding sequences within it:
- a CDS encoding OFA family MFS transporter, encoding MSTSTAAGNTAAQPAFLSKERIIAKPGFNRWLVPPAALAIHLCIGMAYGFSVFWLPLSKALGITAPVACAPDMSFIAQVFSSQCDWPISMLGWIYTLFFIFLGCSAAIWGGWLEHAGPRKAGVVSALCWCGGLLISALGVYTHQIWLMWIGSGVIGGIGLGLGYISPVSTLIKWFPDKRGMATGMAIMGFGGGAMVGAPLAAALMGHFASPTSVGVWQSFVVMAVIYFVFMIGGALSYRVPPTGWKPEGWTAPAKKANNAMITHRHVHVNVAWKTPQFRLVWLVLCLNVSAGIGILGMASPLLQEVFGGKLLGNGLTFGQLDAGQLASIAAIAAGFTGLLSLFNIGGRFFWASFSDYLGRKNTYFVFFALGFALYALIPNLGHLGNVALFVAAFCIILSMYGGGFATVPAYLADLFGTQMVGAIHGRLLTAWAAAGVLGPVLVNYLREYQLSIGVPRAAAYDITLYILAGLLVLGFICNLLVRPVADKYFMTDAQLAAEQALGHDKGADATTSLEWKASSGSVPMAIAAWLVVGIPLAWGVWVTLQKTAVLFH
- the hisB gene encoding imidazoleglycerol-phosphate dehydratase HisB; translation: MAERKASVERDTLETQIKASINLDGTGKARFNIGVPFLEHMLDQIARHGLIDLDIECKGDLHIDDHHTVEDVGITLGQAFAKAIGDKKGIRRYGHAYVPLDEALSRVVIDFSGRPGLQMHVPYTRATVGGFDVDLFQEFFQGFVNHALVSLHIDNLRGTNTHHQIETVFKAFGRALRMAVELDDRMAGQMPSTKGVL